DNA from Musa acuminata AAA Group cultivar baxijiao chromosome BXJ1-5, Cavendish_Baxijiao_AAA, whole genome shotgun sequence:
gattgttgctagggttttgggcaaaatacTAAGATTTATatgttcattattcttataatgaaTTATCACTAGTTTGCCTCGTGATTTTTACCGTTcacgttggaggggttttccacgtaaatcttgatgttatatttaattatgattctatttaatttcGCTACGTGTTATGGCATgttaatatttgttcatatacagaaGTTTAAGGATTTTGTTTGACAAACCTTCAACGTATAAAAATGGGAtacacaaatatttttttatggaaTTCAAGAAAAATTCTCTTGGATCAAGTAGTAATTATTGAATTACAACCCCTTAAGGATAACTTATTTCTCTCTTGAAAGACTTGTTATTGAGATCTATTGTAAAAGGTTTTAGGTATGTCACttgggctctctctctctctctacatatccCTAGTGTAATTTTGGAGTAAATCTAGCTAAACTAGACTAGACTTGTTATAGCTCGAACATTGGACCAAATATGCTCCGAATCTCTTTAGGTATAGATCAATTTTAATCAAGATTAATCATATACTCAACATGGAGTCTTCTAATTTGAACTTAGTTATTAACATTATTATTATGCTGCTGTTGCTGAAGGTGATGGAAGAAAGGGCTTCCGGAAGGTAGCTGGTCAGTGCAGACGCATCAATGGATGTGAGATATGCAcacacaagaaaaacaaaaaagaaaaagagtccCACAACCAACATAAGTGTGAAGCCTGCCGTCGACTAATACGACATTGGCGTTGGAATCATGCAAACGCATTGCACGGAagtctccctcttctccctcggtCGGTCGGTCGGTCGTCGAAGTAAGTCTGTGACAGTACGTGCCGTTACTGACGAACCACAAGAGATGAAGTTATTGTGAAAGCTATCGTCTGCCTTGTAGACTACTCTCGAGATATTTTAATTTCATCGTGACTTAGTCGAAGAACTCCAGAGCCGATGGAATTACGTTGGTAAAGGACCAGAGCTAATCTGGTTTCGCCTGCAATGCAGTTCTGAGATTGTTGTTTGACGAAGCTTCTAAATGACTTCACAGACTTTGACTTGTGTTACCTGACCACACGCATGCCCAAAAGTCAATCAAATATCGACCCGTAAGTTCCACGTTATTTGCTTGATGTGAAGGCTTATGGTCGACATCCCCTGTGGTACGTTTTCTTTATCGTGGTCTGAGAAGCTTCTAATCAAAATAAGCTTCGTCTTCCCCGGGAAGAGTCAGTCAATTAATAATGGCGTTTGCTGCTAGAATCCAATCAGCGTAGCAGCAGAAAAGAACTCGTGAAACGTCCATTCGAACAGATCCAACCTTTTCCatatcttcatcttcttctttagtGGTGAGACGAGTGGAAGATGAAGTGCGAGAGGCACCCCTTCGAGGCCGGTGTGGGCGTCTGCGCCTCCTGCCTTCGCGAGCGCCTCCTCGCCATCACCGCCCCCGCGCAGGCGGCCTCCTCTCCGGAGCACCCGTCGCCTCTTCCCTTCAAATTCCCCCGCTCCGTCTCCCCCTCCGGTTCTCGGCGGTACTCTTCCGTGGTCTCCGCCCTCTTCGGCTGCCACGGACCCGGCGACCGTGACAGGACGCCCCAGAAATCGAGGTCTTGGCTCTCTGCGCTCCTCCGTGGCCGCCGGAAGAAGAACATGTCGAGCGTGTACTCCCCGGAAGACGCCGCCGCATGGCCGGGCCGGGACCCGGATCCTGAGTTCCGGTACGATGCCAAGTCTCCGTGCCGGTCGTGGCATCGGAAGCGGCAACCGATGAGGGAGCCAACGGGGGAGCACAACCACCGCGACCGCGACGATCTGACAAGGTTCGCCACGTGCTTCAGCCCGCTGATGATCGCGAGCTACTCCCGGCGGCGGTCCCGGATGGAGGAGATCGGGTTCTCCGAGCTAGGCCCGCACCACCGCCGACGTGCGTCCACCGGCGGCCCGTTGCTGTACGCGGATCCCCCGCGGAAGCTGGCCGCATTCGTCACCGTTAGGTAACGGTTTTGCGCCCGTCAACCGTCGCCTTTTACTCCCCGTTGCGTCATTAATTCCGGGAAAAatagaattaaaataaatttcgtGCATCTGCgccagaaaattaaaaaaaaataaatccttGTAATTCTGTGTGAAATTTAGCTCAAATAAAATTTGATGAATTCCTTTGGGAtgcatttcttctcttttgttttgATAATCAGTTTTCTCGCTCTCGCTTGTCAGAAAAGTTCACAGAAAGAAATGCTTATTCCAAAGGTCAATTTCTTTAGTAGTAGCAAAACTAATTAATAAGGTAAAAGAAAAAGCTAAGCACAGACCGAAAGAGAAGTGTTTGACACATTAAAAGGATACCTCACAAACGCCAACTCCACGTGAATGAATACTGTAGAGGTTATCCCGTCTTCTTTCCTGCATTAATCCTTCATCCCAATCCAATTATTTAACTGATTCTAGTTTTAGACTCGAGCAAAGCATCTTCTCGCAAATGTATACACCTAGAACCAGATATAACAAACATAGAGACTAGTTCATGCATATCTCTCTCATCAAGACATCCTTTCCTATGTAGGCTGATGCAGTTTATGAGTTGATAGAAAGCTCAGTAAAATACAACACCTCAATAGCAACCTAAACAATTATGGATGAACTCAACACTTACAACCACCAGACTGGGACTGTGATTGGGATGAATTCGCATTTGATGACCTCAAGTTTACATCCACCATGTCTTCCTGCTTTGCCGAAGAAAGATTCTCCATCCCTGGAAGAGCAGCAGCGATCTTTCGGAAAAGAGCCTGAAGAGACCGAGGCAGATGTTAGTAATCCCTTTGATAGTGAATGAtaggtagatagatagataggttGAAAGAACTAAAAACCAAAAACCACAGAGAAATATGAACTAAACAAAAAAACAAGGAAAACTTAAAAGGTAAATGGATTCAGTAGCTTGTCATGTAATTGACTAAGTGATCCTGCTGGTTTACCAAGTAATCTCTCACACTGTTATGGCCTCAATCCGATTGGGTATGAAATGATGACATCCTGTTTGGCTTAACATCTCTCTCACAAGTACTCTTATCTGAAATACTTCGAGGAGGTGGTTGTTTTACACCTCAGAAAATGAATCTTTGTAGACAAGGAAACCATAACATTCAACCACACAATCCAATGCCTCTGCAGGCTTATCGTTTTTTGGACACCACTTTGCTTTagcaaataaattttgtcattttgaaatttattttttcacaTTTCTTCTCATGGAGaaagaaagataattttttttcaagtaaAAACATGTACCTTTATATTGAAGCCAGCTTTTGCGCTTGTTTCAATAAACATGACACCAAGTTCCTGTGCTTTAGCTTCTCCTTCCTCTATTGGAACTTGCCTGACCCGCAATAAGAAAAATATACAAGTTCTATTATAAAAACCAGAATTTACAAATCAATTAATAAGATTGAAAACTCAAGCAAGCATACAGAAAATGTTTTTAAAAAAAGCTCATAAAGAATGAGAAAAGTTTCAAAAGCAAACTTGTTTCATGTTTTAAACTAGTTTCAGACAGAACCAGCTTCTATTGATAATAAGATGAGAATAGAAATAGCCAATGGCTTATAGTCAATTGTACAATTCTATATGATGTTCAATTTTTTACCATTGGTTATTCACATTAGTACTTATTATTATAAAATCTGTCGGTTTCTATTGATGGTCAAAGAACTGAAGGTGGTGTTTGACTTCTGATGCTAAAAATATAACTGTCCATACCATATTTTCATAGTTTCATTCTCATGagaggttttttcttaatttGTGATGATTGCATATTGTATCACGCTTACTATTGATCAATGGTCTTACCGTTATGTTGTATATGGATTTGaccaattattatgatcatgTATTGGTCATACATTGGACATTTGCTTTACAACCTGTCTTTAGAAAGGCACTCAAATCATAGATAACCATAAGGAGGTGGGAAGGCAAGGGGGGAATCACCTCTTGTCAACAAGGTCGGTTTTGTTTCCAACAAGGACAATGATAACATCACTTCCCCTCTCTGTACGAACCTCTTCAATCCATTTTGAAGTATTCAAGAAGGATTGTCTACCTACAATGCAAATAAGAAGTAATAAATTAAAGATCCTCCAACCAATATAGTATCAGAATTATATAAACTAACAGGAtaacaagatcaatagtatatgaaTCTGGATTATGACTACATACTAATTGATCAGTTATCAGAATAAAAATAGGGGGTAAATAATTAGTCAAGTCCTTTGAACAATATAAATGCACAATCTAGATTTACAGAATACCAAGCAAGAGTTACCAAAGAAGCATACTTGCTACATCATATACAATGACTGCAACCGAGGAGTCCCGAATATAACTTGGGATAAGGCTCCTAAATCTTTCCTGTCCAGCTGTGTCCCTAAGTATGATTAGAAGTGAGATATAAGAACTAtgaaaagaggaaagaaagaaaaacatgGACCTTGTAAAGAGAAAATCCTTTAGTAAAAAAGGAAAATTCTGAAGAATTTATTTTAAAGAGCAAAGTTTCTAGTACATGTCCTAGGAATTGCCTCATATCAATGAGTCTAAATTTAAGATGTATTTTCCCACTAGAATATGGTCCTTTTTGTGCTGCTTCCAGACCATAATTACTTGCATTGAAATTCGGATTCTAAGATATGATAATAAATCAGAAGGTTTGTTAATAATGGTAGATCTAGTAACAGTTTAATTTCACttcagaaaaaaatgaaaaacaagTAAAACATTTATTTTCTACAACCAATGCAACAAACATCTAGCTTCCCATGTCAAGTTGCAATGTCGGAACAGTAATGTAAAATAATGAATCTAAAAAGATTAAACATTTGTGTCAAGCATTGTGGAATGGAAGCAGTAAATGGACATTGTGCAAGGACAAAAGCATAGAATTAAAAATGTAGCAGTGATGAAATTACTACCAGAGCTGCAGTCTGACTGTTCGATCTTCAAGGTACATAGTCTTCGATAGAAAATCTATCCCAATCGTAGCCTGTTCATCATATTAATGCTTCAGGGATGACAGGAAAAAAATCAAAAGGAGAATATAAACACTAACTTGAACCTGCTTAGGCAAAATTTCAATGATATATTAGTTAGTCTATTGTGAGCAATAGAAAAATTAATTCTGTTTACCATGCGAGTAAGTAAAATAAAGAACAAGAAGTACGGCAACATGGGCCAATTTACCAATACCAAAACACTTAACCTGTGCAAAAAAGCCCCTATCTTTGTTAGTTGCGAGTTACCAAGAGGTAAATATTATAAGCAATCTCAAAATATGTTAAACCAGCTATAACATTTAAAGGGTATTTAGTCTATTCTTTAACTTTTAGCAGGCCATCCAGGGACTCCCATCTCCTATCCGAAGTTTCAAATATCCAATAACATTTACTTTAAAATGACTGTATGCACTCGGGTCATTATAACAAGAAACTACAAATCTATTCCAATCAATTGTGTTACCAAAGGTTGAATAATTAAGTGATTAACTTGTAGAAGCAAGTGATTGCCAAGGGAACATCATTGAAAATTTGAAAACATCTTATCATTCAAAAAAATCATACAGGTTTAATTCCCCAGAAATAGAGTGTGCATATGACTTACAGAGTTAAGACACAAGAGAATTTATAATTAACAAATTGTGTAAAGCAAATTTGTTTCAGAATACGTCATGATATGTGAATTAAAATTAATGGCTATTGTGCATTGAGAGGGAAATCTAGAAGTATTAAAGTTTATACATGACCACCTATTATTGATTCTTGCTGAAGAAGGAATCTTTGTGCACACATACATGTAAGCATCGCAGAGGAACAAAATAATGAAAATGATGGATAACAAGCTTCTCATAATTCAATTATAAAGTttccttttgagaaaaaaaaaaaacacaaagacGAGGAGGTTAGAACCCCTTTAACATAGACACAACAACTTTAACCCTATTTACCACATCTAACGTGCATCTTGAACCAAATACATATAGAGGAAAGCAGGTTTGTAAATCTGGCTAGTATGTTAATATTATCTGTTTGTGGCAGCAAGATGAGTCAACAAGACAAATTTTGAAAGAAAGATGTAGAAAAGAAGCATCACCAACTAAGGATAGGCCTATTACTACAAAGAAAACCAACTTGCAGCAAGAAGAAGCTACGAGTGGACTCTTTTAGCAAGGTAATATGCGGGTGCTACTGTCAATGATTTACCTTTCATATACACAGCTAGGGAAAGTCAAACTGGTGTGATTTTATACATGACTTTCATGTGTGACTTAATTAAGGAACCAGAAGCCCTCGTATCTCTGTTCTCCCACTTCTCGCTCTCATCCCATCAATTGTGTTCTCTAATTCATcattttcttctatgtttctctGTGATTACTTAAAAATGCAGTCTATCACTGTGATTGTACCTAAAAGAAACCATGCACAAAACTCTTATTTTTCTCAACGTAACCAGTTGGCGCATATTTGTTTCTGAATCTAATTCTCAGTTGTAATAGTACAGACTTGTTCCCCTGcaattctaaattattttttgaagGCATTTGCATCCAAGTATAGTTTCCAATATTTCTCATCTGCCTTTTGTATAGCAGATAATAATATGCAATAGGGGCAAACATCCTAGAACCCAGAACTAGCAAGATAATAATCCACGATCAATGATTAACAATTGTTTTACTTGACATAGAACAGAAGTAAAATTCTCGGCAAGCATTACTTCTGCACTTCTCTAAATCCAAAATTATTATCgtaattatacaaagaaaaaaataCTGCTCGTTTAACTGATCAATGCAAATTCTCAGAAACATAAATGGATACAGCGGTGCTCCTTAGAGCTTCTGCCGAAATCGGTCTTCTCCACCAAAAGAATTCAATCGAGTTAAAAACCACCGGAAGATAGTCAAAAGAATAATTCATCATCAACACCCTATATTACGACAGACCGATCTCGATCCTATTCGAATATAAGTTAATTCAGAACTGTACAATCAAAAGAAGCACAGATCGTTCTCGATCCATGATTACCACAAGTAAGGCAAACCTAATCGACCGTGTATGGAAGCACAGGAAACGGGGTTTACTGAAGATCACTCGAAAGCCTGATCTCGGAGTTTTTTTGCACCAAAAGAATAGATAAGAACCAGGATGAACTGATAGGTACACCAAACAAGAACGAATAAGAGCCGAGATCAACCTGATAGGTGTTGTCGAACTTATCGTACATGAATCTGGTGATGATGCTCGTCTTCCCCACCGACTGATCCCCCAGGAATACCAGCTTGTACTTGGCGAGCGCCGACACCGGGGCCATGTTGATCCTAGCAACAGATCCGAAGGCGAAAAGAgtgcgaagagagagagagagagatgaagtggCTCCTGCTTGCTGTTCCGTTGGAACAGGTTCAAGTGCCTGAACAGAGGCAGCTCTCCGGCCTCCTGTGGAAGCCGTTGGATCCACCTCAAGGTGGTGTACACCGTCTGATTCGGTGGTGGCAACAAATCGATTTCCCAAATCGATCAAAGCAAACCGTGAAACCTTTCGGTTCGGTCATAGGAATAATTTTTCCAATCAAACAAAACCATTCAATTATAGAAAaacaaaatattatgattcaGTGTACTAATCTTAGCTTAGATCTTTCAAATATTCTGAGTATCactaaaaattatttaataaaaccATCATATTCATTTACCTAATATTGAAGGTTCAAAGCACCATTCCATATATTTTTCACACTTTAACCATTGATTGAATGGTAGCGTACCAAATCTGACTTATCAAAATTGAAGGTTTAAAAACTTATATATTTTTGAATGTATGACTTCGATATATCATGTGCTTCTAAACCCAAATTTCACCTTAATTAtttgtttttttataaaaataaaattaaatattataaaattaaatttaaattataaaaagagATTCATTAAGTTAACGTTGATAAGGATGACGACTCGATACCAACAAGATAATTTATTTGGAGGAGATGTTAGCTAGCCGTCCTCGGTGTTAAAGCAAGTCTTTGCTTTATAACCATAATATTCGATGAATCTCAATCTTTACTTTTTGTTCCTCAATGGTTCCCCCGGCATGTCATAAAAATCTTAATctctatatttttatttgaatCTTACAAATCCAATACTGACTTAATCAAAGAGGTTTTTATTGGGAATGCTTTCAATAAAGTCTTGTTGGTGTTAGGACGAAAAATTATGTTAATTTAAAAACTTTCGATAAAGCTTATAGCGAAAAGATAGTTTAACTTGAAAGGATGTTTGTAAGCATAgtaaaaataataagtaaataaattagtttgcaatatgagaatgacgatgaaaagcaaaacagaaatacaaactaagttttatagtggttcggtcatcgtgacctacatccacttctgattcctcttccattgaggctaccaacgttcactaacgatctttttttaataggcaaagaccaaccacccttttacaactctttctccttttaacaagtttatgagaTAATATTTACAACCCACTTACTCCAATCTTAAATTGAAATTAACACTTAGAGTTAGAGGAGAGGAATTCTTATAAGATTACAACGATGTTTTCCCCGGTTTTTGTTCTCAATTGATGTGATCATTAAGTAGGGATGAGTGAGGtttttataaaccccaaatagATTCAACTTTGGAGCCAAAAGTGTTATGatcaagttgacactaagagggagggttaaTTAGTGCTTTCAATCAAAACAATGTTGATTCAAAAATTCGTTCGATAAAGCTTGTATCCGAAAAGGGGTTTAAACTTGAAAACATTCGTAAGTGATTTAAgacagtgagcaagtaaatcagtgaatgataagaatgaaaagtatgaaagaaatggtacagaaagaaagcacaccagatttatagtggttcggtcattgtgatctacatccattctcgattcctcctctattgaggccaccagtatccactaatgatctttttttaataagagaagaccaaccacccttttatcattgtttctcatttttacaggtttagaagataactttttataagcctcacacctcttttattcacaaagctaaaggaggaggacactaagtactttttcaacacttttataaTCAAATCTCAAACTTTTGTTTACACTTTTTATgttttttcatgcagaaaagagtagggtatttataggccctaatggcttcaaaaatagaaccaaaaaatatctcatccccgatttccggggtattggcagtaccaccgccattattgggcagtgccacctcctacaGACTAACGCTGGATGGTTTTATTGGGCAATGCCATCGCCTACAGACCACCGCCTACAttattgggcagtgccaccgccatcaTGATATTATTGTTTTGAAAATAGAATatttatcatgatgtgatgaagcaattttaTGTTGAATGGTAacaaatgttcataactttttggaacAATAAACAAATTTAGATTATAAAAAATGGTACCTATAGCCTCAGAATATGTGATCCCAACTGATTCTGTGTCCTATTATCCTATAAAA
Protein-coding regions in this window:
- the LOC135673826 gene encoding ras-related protein RABH1b-like encodes the protein MAPVSALAKYKLVFLGDQSVGKTSIITRFMYDKFDNTYQATIGIDFLSKTMYLEDRTVRLQLWDTAGQERFRSLIPSYIRDSSVAVIVYDVASRQSFLNTSKWIEEVRTERGSDVIIVLVGNKTDLVDKRQVPIEEGEAKAQELGVMFIETSAKAGFNIKALFRKIAAALPGMENLSSAKQEDMVDVNLRSSNANSSQSQSQSGGCKC